In Bacillus cereus ATCC 14579, a single window of DNA contains:
- a CDS encoding class I SAM-dependent methyltransferase, with protein MKTEMLHTQEDILKMLDSLLRPAEPFWNEFYENREKDVPFFENVPDENLVSYIQKERVLKGKVLELGCGPGRNAIYLANEGFDVTAVDLSVEGINWAKERALAKGVEIHFICDSIFNLEVQNEFDFVYDSGCLHHIPPHRRINYVDLIKNSLKSGGYFGLTCFAAGDLDERNGSEITDWDVYREWSLQGGLAYSEEKLREIFKELEVIEIRRMKQMKQPNEMFGESFLWTALFKKK; from the coding sequence ATGAAAACTGAAATGTTACACACACAAGAAGATATTTTAAAAATGCTTGATTCATTATTAAGACCTGCTGAACCATTTTGGAATGAGTTTTATGAGAATAGAGAAAAGGATGTTCCGTTTTTTGAAAATGTTCCAGATGAGAATCTAGTTTCTTATATACAAAAAGAGAGAGTTTTAAAAGGGAAAGTATTAGAACTTGGATGTGGTCCGGGTAGAAATGCAATTTATCTAGCGAATGAAGGATTTGATGTAACAGCAGTGGATTTATCTGTAGAAGGCATTAACTGGGCAAAAGAAAGGGCATTGGCAAAAGGGGTAGAAATTCATTTTATTTGTGATTCAATTTTTAATTTAGAGGTTCAAAACGAATTTGATTTTGTATATGATTCGGGCTGTTTGCATCACATTCCACCGCATAGAAGAATAAATTATGTGGATTTAATTAAAAACTCATTAAAATCGGGTGGTTATTTCGGATTAACATGTTTTGCAGCAGGCGATTTAGATGAGCGAAATGGATCAGAAATAACAGATTGGGACGTATATAGAGAATGGAGTCTACAAGGTGGTCTTGCATACTCGGAAGAAAAGTTAAGAGAGATATTTAAAGAATTAGAGGTAATTGAGATTAGAAGGATGAAACAAATGAAACAACCGAATGAAATGTTTGGAGAATCATTTCTTTGGACAGCATTATTTAAGAAGAAATAA
- a CDS encoding CsxC family protein, whose product MSEQCPINVPCQVAGQTQTPLSDETATPIVTPGAPIVKIPVVLAERTLQIVVESDISLEPPAVEIKRILKNVFLTQCKLVPVAFVPVPGTPYRRVTRAKLFVQGYIRKNIEYANDECNGVLYDRIANVPFSGFADLTEGDFLSLALVASSSDTTSHFINPKNGDLPRLDKYFFENAVFYNEQPYCELVSAQFFELDFSPCPTNLNEPFDTLREKIVLDLTLKVLQVQQVQVAL is encoded by the coding sequence ATGAGCGAACAATGTCCAATTAATGTACCATGTCAGGTAGCGGGACAAACCCAAACACCATTAAGTGATGAGACTGCAACACCAATTGTTACTCCAGGAGCACCTATTGTAAAGATTCCAGTTGTATTAGCTGAAAGAACGCTTCAAATTGTTGTAGAGTCTGATATTTCATTAGAGCCTCCAGCAGTCGAAATTAAACGCATCTTAAAAAACGTATTTTTAACACAATGTAAGTTAGTGCCTGTAGCATTTGTACCAGTACCAGGTACACCTTACCGACGAGTTACAAGAGCGAAATTATTTGTACAAGGCTATATTCGTAAAAATATTGAATATGCAAATGACGAGTGTAATGGAGTTCTATATGATCGTATTGCAAATGTTCCATTTTCTGGTTTTGCAGATCTGACAGAAGGTGATTTTCTATCATTAGCTTTAGTAGCTTCTTCTTCGGACACTACTTCTCATTTTATAAATCCTAAAAACGGTGATTTACCACGTCTAGACAAATATTTCTTTGAAAATGCAGTTTTTTATAACGAACAACCATATTGTGAATTAGTAAGCGCTCAATTTTTTGAATTAGACTTTTCACCTTGTCCTACAAACCTAAACGAACCATTTGATACGCTTCGTGAAAAAATTGTACTAGATCTTACTTTAAAAGTTTTACAAGTACAACAAGTACAAGTAGCACTATAA
- a CDS encoding exosporium leader peptide-containing protein gives MSRKDRFNSPKIKSEISISPDLVGPTFPPIPSFTLPTGITGPTGNTGATGDTGPTGPTFNINFRAEKNGAQSFTPPADIQVSYGNIIFNNGGGYSSVTNTFTAPINGIYLFSANIGFNPTLGTTSTLRITIRKNLVSVASQTIDIQFSAAESGTLTVGSSNFF, from the coding sequence ATGTCTAGAAAAGACAGATTCAATTCACCTAAAATAAAATCTGAAATTTCAATTTCTCCCGACCTAGTCGGGCCTACTTTCCCACCAATCCCATCATTTACTCTGCCTACTGGAATTACCGGACCTACTGGCAACACTGGGGCTACCGGCGACACTGGACCTACCGGACCCACATTTAACATTAATTTTCGTGCAGAAAAAAATGGTGCACAGTCTTTTACTCCTCCTGCAGATATTCAAGTATCGTATGGTAATATAATATTTAATAATGGTGGAGGGTATTCTTCAGTAACGAATACATTTACAGCCCCTATAAATGGTATCTATTTATTCAGTGCCAATATAGGATTTAATCCAACTTTAGGTACGACTTCTACTCTAAGAATAACTATAAGAAAAAATTTAGTATCCGTTGCTAGCCAAACAATAGATATACAATTTTCTGCAGCAGAAAGCGGAACTTTAACTGTAGGCAGTAGTAATTTTTTTTAG
- a CDS encoding YjcZ family sporulation protein: MAAEKGYGSGCGSYGGGFALLIVLFILLIIVGASWCGYGGF; encoded by the coding sequence TTGGCTGCAGAAAAAGGATATGGAAGTGGTTGTGGTAGTTATGGCGGAGGATTTGCATTACTAATCGTATTGTTTATCTTGCTTATTATCGTTGGTGCAAGCTGGTGCGGATATGGTGGTTTTTAA
- a CDS encoding YjcZ family sporulation protein, which translates to MAAEKGYRSGCGYGGGFALLVVLFILLIIVGAACFC; encoded by the coding sequence TTGGCTGCAGAAAAAGGATATAGAAGTGGTTGTGGTTATGGCGGAGGATTTGCATTACTAGTCGTATTGTTTATCTTGCTTATTATCGTTGGCGCTGCTTGTTTTTGCTAG
- a CDS encoding alpha-keto acid decarboxylase family protein: MIHLKKQYTVSTYLLDRLHELGIEHIFGVPGDYNLAFLDDVVAHENLKWIGNCNELNAAYAADGYARIKGIAALITTFGVGELSAINGIAGSYAENVPVIKITGTPPTKVMENGAIVHHTLGDGKFDHFSNMYREITVAQTNVTPEHAAEEIDRVLRACWNEKRPVHINLPIDVYNKPINKPTEPIINKPILSNKEALNKMLLHAISKINSAKKPVILADFEVDRFHAKENLHQFVEKTGFPIATLSMGKGIFPEKHPQFIGIYTGDVSSPYLRKRIDESDCIISIGVKLTDTITGGFTQGFTKEQVIEIHPYTVKIIDKKYGPVVMQDVLQHLSDSIEHRNKDTLDVKPFILESSPFTEEFIPKAQMVTQKRFWQQMYHFLQENDVLIVEQGTPFFGSSAIPLPNNTAYVGQPLWGSIGYTLPALLGTQLANLSRRNILIIGDGSFQVTAQELSTILRQNLKPIIFLINNNGYTVERAIHGQNQLYNDIQMWDYNKLSMVFGAEEKSLTFKVENEAELAAVLTNITFNKNQLIFIEVIMSQSDQPELLAKLGKRSGQQNS; encoded by the coding sequence ATGATTCATTTGAAAAAACAATATACTGTAAGTACATATTTATTGGATAGACTACATGAATTAGGAATTGAACATATATTTGGGGTTCCTGGTGATTATAATCTTGCCTTTTTAGATGATGTGGTAGCACATGAAAATTTAAAGTGGATTGGCAATTGTAACGAATTAAATGCTGCATATGCAGCAGATGGGTACGCTCGCATAAAAGGAATCGCTGCTCTTATTACTACTTTCGGTGTCGGAGAATTAAGCGCCATTAACGGTATTGCTGGCTCATATGCAGAAAACGTGCCAGTTATAAAAATCACGGGTACGCCACCAACAAAAGTAATGGAAAATGGAGCAATCGTCCATCATACGTTAGGCGATGGAAAGTTCGATCACTTTTCCAATATGTATCGAGAAATCACTGTGGCACAAACAAATGTAACACCTGAGCATGCAGCTGAGGAAATTGACCGTGTATTACGTGCATGTTGGAATGAAAAACGCCCTGTTCATATTAATTTGCCAATTGATGTGTATAATAAACCAATTAATAAACCGACAGAACCTATTATAAATAAACCTATTTTAAGTAATAAAGAAGCATTAAATAAAATGCTTCTACATGCCATTTCAAAAATAAATAGTGCCAAAAAACCTGTTATTTTAGCTGATTTTGAAGTAGATCGATTTCACGCTAAAGAAAATTTACATCAATTCGTAGAAAAAACTGGGTTTCCCATCGCGACGTTAAGTATGGGAAAAGGAATATTCCCAGAAAAACACCCTCAATTTATAGGGATTTATACTGGTGATGTAAGTTCTCCGTACTTGCGAAAAAGAATTGATGAATCTGATTGTATTATTAGTATTGGTGTGAAGTTAACTGATACTATTACAGGCGGCTTCACACAAGGTTTTACAAAAGAACAAGTTATAGAAATCCATCCCTACACTGTGAAAATTATAGATAAAAAATACGGTCCAGTTGTAATGCAGGATGTTTTACAACATTTAAGTGATTCAATTGAGCATCGTAATAAAGATACCCTTGACGTTAAGCCATTTATTTTAGAATCCTCACCTTTTACTGAAGAGTTCATTCCAAAAGCACAAATGGTCACACAAAAACGTTTTTGGCAGCAAATGTACCATTTCTTACAAGAAAACGACGTCTTAATTGTAGAGCAAGGAACACCTTTCTTTGGTAGTTCTGCTATCCCTCTACCTAATAACACTGCATATGTAGGACAACCGTTATGGGGATCTATCGGATATACACTGCCCGCTCTACTTGGTACACAGCTCGCCAATTTATCACGGCGCAACATTTTAATTATTGGTGATGGTTCTTTCCAAGTAACTGCCCAAGAGTTATCAACTATATTACGTCAAAATTTAAAACCAATTATATTTTTAATCAATAACAACGGATACACTGTTGAACGTGCCATTCACGGCCAAAACCAACTTTATAATGATATACAAATGTGGGATTATAATAAACTATCAATGGTATTTGGGGCAGAAGAAAAAAGTCTAACATTTAAAGTAGAAAATGAAGCAGAATTAGCAGCAGTCTTAACAAATATAACTTTTAATAAGAATCAACTTATCTTTATTGAAGTTATAATGAGCCAAAGCGATCAACCTGAATTGTTAGCTAAACTTGGAAAAAGATCTGGTCAGCAAAATTCTTAA
- a CDS encoding M6 family metalloprotease domain-containing protein — protein sequence MQRILKFLFMFVFSLICVLYVQTNAFAAPAYEGVVKMKQPSGETFEGTLHGDEWFHWVSTKDGDILLQDQKGYWNYAELTSDELISTGTKYKIDKKPSMALNEDNLNKWIKKYNPQAKKKQVHMNKLQKESPKNIDGTVTPVVGTKKLLVLLIGFTDVDIAYNDNDWSNKFFSTNQKSVKNYYNEVSNGKVQITPAPETYGTQNDGVVKVKLDYAHPSTSGKSMGTVITDALAKADSQVDFASLDTNNDQVIDSKDGFYIVSFLAGNEQAAPGAPLPYIWAHQSYAPNTNHDGVTVSGMYTAQGEKQYGHMATIGIPAHELGHSFGLPDLYGDNNRVGSLSIMGNGSWNSLQGEDYGATPGHMDAWSKVKLGFVTPNVVNTTNNFTLNAIPNNYNVLKIPLKDNTYFLVENRAKVGYDASLPTNSGGIAVWHIDESMNNNSSDPHPFIDIEQSVSEYQDPFYYTNQNHAATFGPDTNPNSNTYTGEKSGVTITTTSTSNSAMNVAVTTKEASLIPQTNWTLKYIDSYNWYNLGTYAFDGNKDTFWHTNWSPVAPMPHEIRIDLGATYNLSKFSYLPRQDGQINGTIKDYEFYVSSDGVNWGTAVSIGAFANNINLKEVSFVNKTGRYIKLRALSEVNNNPWTSAAEINVFGVVQ from the coding sequence ATGCAAAGAATTTTAAAGTTCCTGTTCATGTTCGTTTTTTCTTTGATTTGTGTTTTGTATGTTCAAACGAACGCTTTTGCCGCACCAGCATACGAGGGAGTTGTCAAAATGAAGCAGCCGTCAGGCGAAACTTTTGAAGGCACGTTACATGGAGATGAATGGTTCCACTGGGTAAGTACAAAGGATGGCGACATACTTTTACAAGATCAGAAGGGATATTGGAATTACGCTGAGCTTACATCAGATGAACTGATATCAACGGGTACAAAATATAAAATCGATAAGAAGCCTTCAATGGCGTTAAATGAGGACAATTTGAATAAGTGGATAAAAAAATACAACCCTCAAGCAAAGAAAAAACAGGTGCACATGAATAAATTACAAAAAGAATCACCAAAAAATATTGATGGAACTGTCACTCCAGTTGTAGGAACCAAAAAATTACTTGTTTTGTTAATTGGGTTTACAGATGTTGATATTGCATATAACGATAACGACTGGAGTAACAAATTCTTTTCTACAAATCAAAAGTCAGTTAAGAATTACTATAATGAAGTAAGTAACGGAAAAGTACAGATAACTCCAGCTCCTGAAACATATGGTACTCAAAATGATGGAGTGGTTAAAGTGAAATTAGATTACGCTCATCCGAGTACATCGGGAAAAAGTATGGGTACGGTTATAACAGATGCACTGGCTAAAGCTGATTCTCAAGTGGATTTTGCTAGTCTTGATACTAATAATGATCAAGTCATTGACTCTAAAGATGGCTTCTACATTGTAAGTTTTCTTGCTGGTAATGAACAGGCTGCTCCTGGTGCTCCACTTCCTTATATTTGGGCACATCAGTCGTATGCTCCAAATACAAATCACGATGGTGTTACGGTATCAGGCATGTATACGGCGCAGGGTGAAAAACAATATGGTCATATGGCAACAATTGGTATCCCTGCTCATGAGTTAGGTCATTCCTTTGGCCTGCCAGATCTATATGGTGATAATAATCGTGTGGGTAGCCTAAGTATAATGGGTAATGGATCTTGGAATAGTCTACAAGGAGAAGATTATGGAGCTACACCGGGTCATATGGATGCTTGGTCAAAAGTAAAATTAGGATTTGTAACACCAAATGTAGTAAATACCACTAATAACTTTACTCTAAATGCTATCCCAAATAATTATAATGTGTTAAAGATTCCTTTAAAGGATAATACGTATTTTTTAGTTGAGAATCGCGCAAAGGTTGGGTATGATGCGAGCTTACCAACAAATTCTGGTGGTATTGCAGTTTGGCATATTGATGAATCCATGAATAATAATTCCAGTGATCCGCATCCTTTCATTGATATAGAACAATCAGTCAGTGAATACCAAGACCCGTTCTATTACACGAATCAAAATCATGCTGCTACCTTTGGTCCAGACACTAATCCGAATAGTAATACCTACACGGGAGAAAAATCAGGAGTAACGATTACAACGACAAGTACAAGTAATTCTGCTATGAATGTAGCAGTCACAACAAAAGAAGCTAGTTTAATTCCGCAAACAAACTGGACACTAAAATATATAGATAGTTATAATTGGTACAATTTAGGTACGTATGCCTTTGATGGAAACAAAGACACATTTTGGCATACAAACTGGAGCCCCGTAGCTCCAATGCCGCACGAGATTCGAATTGATTTAGGTGCAACTTATAACCTCTCCAAATTCAGCTACTTGCCAAGGCAAGACGGCCAAATAAATGGAACGATTAAGGACTATGAGTTTTACGTCAGTAGTGATGGAGTAAACTGGGGAACAGCGGTATCCATAGGTGCTTTTGCAAACAATATTAACTTGAAAGAGGTCAGCTTTGTAAACAAGACAGGTCGTTATATTAAACTACGTGCATTAAGCGAGGTAAACAACAATCCATGGACAAGTGCCGCTGAAATTAATGTATTTGGGGTGGTTCAATAA
- a CDS encoding MarR family winged helix-turn-helix transcriptional regulator, translating into MTQHKEEQMNEALALFYFAYKTFTEKPDEIIKEYGIQRVHHRILFFIARFPGISVNELLSLLEISKQALHGPLRQLVEKGLIESNEAMHDRRVKQLSLTEKGTDLEKKLSDVQRQQMGAIFSKFGESCEDNWHQVMNEMANSRSGFDAWISKREIPVDQK; encoded by the coding sequence ATGACACAACATAAAGAAGAACAGATGAATGAGGCATTAGCATTATTTTATTTTGCATATAAAACATTTACTGAAAAGCCAGATGAAATTATAAAAGAATATGGCATTCAACGAGTACATCATCGAATTTTATTTTTTATCGCACGTTTTCCAGGGATAAGTGTAAATGAGTTATTATCACTATTAGAAATAAGTAAACAAGCTCTCCACGGACCGCTACGTCAACTTGTGGAAAAGGGCTTAATTGAGAGTAATGAAGCTATGCATGATCGACGTGTGAAACAGTTGTCTTTAACAGAAAAAGGTACAGATTTAGAGAAAAAACTGAGTGATGTACAAAGACAACAAATGGGTGCTATTTTTTCAAAATTTGGTGAATCATGTGAGGACAATTGGCACCAAGTTATGAATGAAATGGCAAATAGCCGATCAGGTTTTGATGCTTGGATATCCAAACGTGAAATACCAGTCGATCAAAAATAA
- a CDS encoding site-specific integrase produces MNFVQLIRDPEQIQQLKEYFKEKSLRNYILFIMKINTGLRISDILKLKVGDVKSSHISMREMKTGKQKRIQITAAMKRELKWFIEEREDNEYLLQSRQGRNRPIGRSMAYKILSGAVAEFGLDEIGTHTLRKTYGSHMYMQTKNIALLMEIFNHSSEKVTLRYIGVNQDAMDKAMTRFKI; encoded by the coding sequence ATGAATTTTGTTCAGCTAATACGTGATCCAGAACAAATACAGCAGCTTAAAGAGTATTTTAAGGAAAAGAGCTTACGCAATTACATCCTCTTTATTATGAAAATCAATACAGGCCTGAGAATCTCGGACATTTTGAAATTGAAGGTAGGAGATGTTAAAAGTAGTCATATATCTATGAGAGAAATGAAAACTGGGAAACAGAAACGAATACAAATTACTGCAGCAATGAAAAGAGAGCTTAAATGGTTTATCGAAGAAAGGGAAGATAATGAGTATTTATTGCAAAGTAGACAAGGTAGGAATCGTCCAATTGGTCGTAGTATGGCATATAAGATATTAAGCGGAGCAGTGGCAGAGTTTGGATTAGATGAAATAGGAACACATACATTGAGAAAAACATACGGGTCTCACATGTACATGCAAACGAAAAACATAGCATTGCTCATGGAGATATTTAATCACTCGTCAGAGAAGGTCACGTTACGTTATATAGGTGTAAATCAAGATGCAATGGATAAGGCAATGACTAGGTTTAAAATTTAA
- a CDS encoding BC_2427 family protein has protein sequence MKNPWIGKGIWDEIYKYKKLNIQDNLHEKRGGKEEIPPELKGEYVASKLEKEGKASGSQIGPLIRSLVVKTPFSIFSEVTSFKIFPKINIKNQEAFVFRNEKGVEGRELDCKLLTTVQQYYSDSYCKLVSLNLHEKRIHFELYNQKNKGNKEENKVEASSWIPIHSIILESENGEDVNNFITAKLPIEIGRYKGEISLREKVVFKEKVIGIKEVEQEIILTKTEFLIPKVKKNEQNTLTVEKGSLLVEGYIYQCIEYISEQSKLHDNEHQLIQNIVLELIIQVIQEQEVQVRIK, from the coding sequence ATGAAAAATCCATGGATTGGTAAGGGGATATGGGATGAAATTTACAAGTATAAAAAACTGAATATACAAGATAATTTACACGAAAAAAGAGGGGGAAAAGAAGAAATACCACCTGAATTAAAGGGAGAATATGTAGCATCAAAATTAGAGAAAGAAGGTAAAGCGTCTGGATCACAAATAGGGCCTTTAATACGCTCACTGGTGGTCAAAACTCCATTTTCTATTTTTTCAGAAGTAACTAGTTTTAAAATATTTCCAAAAATAAATATTAAAAATCAAGAAGCATTTGTATTTAGGAATGAAAAAGGTGTAGAAGGGCGTGAATTAGATTGTAAGTTATTAACTACAGTGCAACAATATTATTCGGATAGTTATTGTAAATTAGTTTCTTTAAATCTTCATGAGAAGAGAATTCATTTTGAATTATATAACCAAAAAAATAAAGGGAATAAAGAAGAGAATAAGGTAGAGGCATCTTCATGGATTCCTATTCACAGTATAATATTAGAGAGTGAAAATGGGGAAGACGTAAATAATTTTATTACAGCGAAACTACCAATAGAAATAGGAAGATATAAAGGTGAAATTAGTTTGCGAGAAAAGGTTGTATTTAAAGAAAAAGTGATTGGAATAAAAGAGGTTGAACAGGAGATTATTTTGACAAAAACCGAATTTTTAATACCAAAGGTAAAAAAGAATGAGCAAAATACACTTACAGTTGAAAAAGGGAGCTTATTGGTAGAAGGGTATATATATCAATGTATTGAATACATATCAGAACAAAGTAAACTTCATGATAATGAGCATCAGTTAATACAAAATATTGTATTGGAGTTAATCATTCAAGTAATACAAGAACAAGAAGTACAAGTGCGAATTAAATAA
- a CDS encoding VOC family protein → MSNANQKITTFLMFEGKAEEAMNFYTSLFDQSEIVSISRYDENGPGKEGTVIHATFTLNGQEFMCIDSYVNHNFTFTPAMSLYVTCETEEEIDTVFHKLAQDGAILMPLGSYPFSKKFGWLNDKYGVSWQLTLAE, encoded by the coding sequence ATGAGTAACGCAAATCAAAAAATTACTACGTTTTTAATGTTTGAGGGCAAAGCTGAGGAAGCAATGAATTTTTATACGTCGCTATTTGATCAATCAGAAATTGTAAGTATTTCTCGCTATGATGAAAATGGACCTGGTAAAGAGGGAACTGTAATTCATGCAACTTTTACGCTAAATGGCCAAGAGTTTATGTGTATTGATAGTTATGTAAATCATAATTTTACATTCACTCCAGCTATGTCTCTTTATGTAACTTGTGAGACAGAAGAAGAAATTGATACGGTCTTTCATAAACTAGCGCAGGATGGAGCAATTCTTATGCCTTTAGGTTCTTATCCGTTTAGTAAAAAGTTTGGCTGGTTAAATGATAAGTATGGTGTATCTTGGCAGTTAACTCTTGCTGAATAA
- a CDS encoding distal tail protein Dit — MSSFTFNNQRKEYIQLERGWSPPTWEPLKRKFLNTPGYPGARLLGMETDPRRLSVSVGIIVPDGTDLETLKEEIATWLITEQATELTFDTKLDRTYIAVIDEDFNVDNFMSLRKGTLKFICPMPYKLGPRRKIDFKLQGSRLITNISNNESKYSDPTFIVKVETPSTFIDISRKKEEEIQHFRMGYPVSVEERTVEKEQLVMHDEMKTMVGWNQNGPNTNEGENTGTLKSDSERFVIDNFGAGSTWHGGVARKSLKEPLQDFTVEVNEETGEYLTFEKINGGKLYVADADALQRWTEDGSHKYDIYSPQTEDQNMSAERLKQLTEAELKKRINSTVQYEVTPIALEKIFGLSHEKVNKGDIVHFKDTKFTPPLFLEARLIAADECDTNAANDKYYFVDFKEVEDTRSLLDHMYAQVMGSLAGKANKGLLDKLEELVKETNEQVDVVKKESEAAKKLAEKVQENLKNYQTKIIESAKPPTIGLENGKTLWLDISNGKPGILKLWKNGNWESVVPDMDKVKEDTLEQVNKDIETTKTELNKKVQEAQNQATGQFNEVNERC; from the coding sequence ATGAGCTCTTTTACATTCAACAATCAACGAAAAGAATATATCCAACTAGAAAGAGGATGGAGCCCGCCAACATGGGAACCTCTAAAACGTAAATTCTTAAACACGCCTGGATATCCAGGCGCAAGATTATTAGGAATGGAAACAGATCCTCGTCGACTTTCTGTCTCTGTGGGAATTATCGTTCCAGATGGAACAGATTTAGAAACGTTAAAAGAAGAAATAGCGACATGGTTAATTACTGAACAAGCAACCGAGCTAACTTTTGATACAAAACTAGATAGAACATATATAGCTGTTATTGATGAAGATTTTAATGTTGATAATTTTATGAGTTTAAGAAAAGGCACCTTAAAATTCATTTGTCCAATGCCTTATAAACTAGGCCCAAGGAGAAAAATAGATTTCAAATTACAAGGAAGTAGATTAATTACAAATATATCGAATAATGAGAGTAAATATTCTGATCCTACGTTCATAGTTAAGGTAGAAACTCCCTCTACTTTTATTGATATTTCACGAAAAAAGGAAGAAGAAATTCAACATTTTCGTATGGGATACCCTGTTTCTGTGGAAGAACGAACAGTCGAGAAAGAACAGCTTGTTATGCACGATGAAATGAAAACAATGGTTGGTTGGAATCAAAATGGTCCAAACACTAACGAAGGTGAAAACACAGGAACTCTAAAGTCAGATAGTGAGCGCTTTGTTATAGATAACTTTGGTGCAGGTAGTACATGGCATGGCGGAGTGGCTAGGAAAAGTTTAAAAGAACCGCTACAGGATTTTACTGTTGAAGTAAACGAAGAAACAGGTGAGTATCTAACTTTTGAAAAGATTAACGGTGGGAAGTTATACGTCGCTGATGCAGATGCCTTACAACGTTGGACAGAAGATGGTTCACACAAATATGACATCTATAGTCCACAAACAGAAGATCAAAATATGTCAGCCGAAAGATTAAAACAACTAACGGAAGCGGAACTAAAGAAACGTATTAATAGCACTGTACAGTATGAAGTAACTCCAATTGCATTAGAAAAGATATTTGGTTTATCTCATGAAAAAGTAAATAAGGGCGATATTGTCCATTTCAAAGATACAAAATTTACGCCACCTTTGTTTTTAGAAGCACGTCTTATCGCAGCGGATGAATGTGATACAAATGCGGCAAATGATAAATATTATTTTGTTGATTTTAAAGAAGTAGAAGATACGAGAAGTCTGTTAGATCACATGTATGCCCAAGTTATGGGCAGTCTAGCTGGAAAAGCAAATAAAGGCTTGTTAGATAAGTTGGAAGAACTTGTGAAAGAGACAAATGAACAAGTTGATGTTGTGAAAAAGGAATCAGAAGCAGCAAAAAAGTTAGCAGAAAAAGTACAAGAAAACCTTAAAAATTATCAAACAAAAATTATTGAAAGCGCAAAACCACCGACAATCGGTTTAGAAAATGGAAAAACCTTATGGTTAGATATTTCAAACGGCAAGCCTGGCATCCTCAAATTATGGAAGAATGGCAATTGGGAGTCGGTTGTTCCTGATATGGACAAAGTAAAGGAAGATACCTTAGAGCAAGTCAACAAAGATATTGAAACCACAAAAACAGAGTTGAATAAAAAAGTTCAAGAAGCACAAAATCAAGCAACAGGACAATTTAATGAAGTGAATGAAAGATGTTGA
- a CDS encoding ArpU family phage packaging/lysis transcriptional regulator, with product MTKQLFFLPKIDRVATQKKLEGALENVHLYRQFGMMREEMKVTPSYEIRYHGSTNDVGKPLEDVAMANIQQSKREEWIKQTSFRIDQFLSRLGNGRAGREQRDIIIKRYLEDEDVCDYMVYNEIGMSERTYRRVKARVFYKLAFALRLEVYETEETRGNE from the coding sequence ATGACTAAACAATTATTTTTCTTACCAAAAATCGATAGAGTAGCAACGCAGAAAAAATTAGAAGGTGCTCTCGAAAATGTACATTTATATAGACAGTTTGGAATGATGCGTGAAGAAATGAAAGTTACTCCTTCTTATGAAATTAGATATCACGGATCTACAAATGATGTAGGAAAGCCATTAGAAGATGTAGCGATGGCTAATATTCAACAAAGTAAAAGAGAAGAATGGATTAAGCAAACATCATTTCGTATTGACCAGTTTCTTAGTCGTTTGGGTAATGGGCGTGCAGGAAGGGAGCAAAGAGACATCATCATTAAGCGTTATCTAGAAGATGAAGATGTATGTGATTATATGGTATATAACGAAATCGGCATGAGTGAGCGTACTTATCGACGTGTTAAGGCTAGAGTATTTTATAAACTTGCTTTTGCTCTTAGATTAGAAGTTTATGAGACTGAAGAAACTAGAGGTAATGAATAA